The DNA segment AGTGGTCGTGGACCGCCAACCCCCGGGACGGCTGGGCCACCCAGCACTCCGGCGACGGGCTGAGACTCGCCTGCGTCCGTACGGCCGACGCCCACGATCTGCGCAGACTGCCGCACATCCTCACCCAGCGACTGCCCGGCATGCCCTGTGCGGTCGAGGTCGAACTGCGGCTGGACAGCGCGGAGCCGGGGGCACGGGCGGGGCTCGCGGTGCTCGGGGACGCGTTCTGCTGGATCGGGCTGCAGCGCGGCACGGACGGGGCCGTCCATGTCGTGCACCGGTTCGCCGAGGCCGTGGCGGAGCGGGAACGGGACGCCGAACACGCGCGGCTCGCGCCTCAGGGGCGCGTGCGGCTGCGGATCGAGATCGAGGCCGGGGCACGCTGCCGGTTCTTCTACGACGTCGGCGATGGCCCCCGTCCCTCCGGACCGGTGTTCTCCGCCACGCCCTGGCGCTGGGTCGGCGCCCTGCTCGGGCTCTTCGGCCTCGCGCCCGACGGCCAGGGACACGCCGGATCAGCAACCTTCTCGCACTTCAGGATCGACTCCTTGTAACGCACCTGACCCGTAAGCCTGTTGAGCCTGTTGGGAGCCGCAATGACGCAGCACCTTGATAGCAAGCGCTTGCACAGACCGGGGTACGGCACGGTCCTGGCCGCCGTCATGGGCCTTGTCGCCGCGCTGAGCCTCGGGGCGATCGGAGAGGCGGACGCCGCGAGTCCGACGACGGCTTCGTCTTCCGCCGATCGCCGGACCGACCGACCCCACGGCTTCGCCTCCCTCGCCGGGGGCACCACCGGTGGGGCGGGCGGCGAGGTCGTCACCGTCACCGACCAGGCCTCCCTGGCCAAGTACGCGGCGGCAAAGGAGCCGTACGTCATCCGGGTGCGGGGCGCCATCACCGCGCAGCCCTTCGGCGCGAGCATCACCGTCGCCTCCGACAAGACCATCGTCGGCGTCGGCACGAGCGGCGAACTGGTGCAGGGCGAGTTCCACCTCGAACCCGGCACGCACAACGTGATCATCCGCAACCTGACGATCCGTGACTCGGCGATCGAGGGCAACTGGGACTGCAAGGACACCGACTTCGACGGCATCCAGATGGACACCGTCCACCACGTGTGGGTCGACCACAACCGCTTCTCGAACATCTGCGACGGCCAGCTGGACGTCCGCAAGGACAGCGAGTACGTGACCGTCTCCTACAACCGGTTCGAGAACAACAACAAGACCTTCGGGCTCGGCTGGACGACCAACGTCAGGACGCAGATCACGATCGACCACAACTGGTTCGCCGGCACCAAGCAGCGCAACCCGTCCGTCGACAACGCCGCCTACGCGCATCTGTACAACAACTACCTGACGGCACAGGCCGATCCGGGCGACCCGGTGTGGACGTACGGCAACTGGTCGCGGGGCCGGACCAAGATGGTCATCGAGAACAGCTACTACCGCGACGTCCAGCACCCCTACCAGGCCGACGCCACCGCGGAGCTGGTGCAACGCGGGTCGATCCTCAGGAACACGACCGGCCGGCACGACGAGTGGGGTGCCGCCTTCGATCCGCGGGACTTCTACGACTACCGGCTGGACCCCGCGGCCGCCGTGCCGACGCTGGTGACGCGCTTCTCCGGGCCGCAGCAGTGGATCGGCCACCTCAAGGGTGCCGACGGTTGGGCGCCGTATGCCCGTCGCTGAGTTCCGCTCGCGCCTCGAAGACCCCCACAACTTCATGTCTCCGTCTGATCCAGAAGAAGAGAGCCGACCAATGAAGACCAGCATTCGCAGAAGCAGGCGCGCGGCCGTGGCCGTCGCTCTGGGCTCCGTCCTCGCCCTGACCGCCACCGCCTGCGGTGACGACGGGAGCAGCGCGGGCGGTGACAAGGGTGCCGAGGGCAGCGGCACCGGAAAGATCGTCTTCTGGGACAACAACGGCGGTGTCCGCACCGACAGCTGGAAGGAGATCATCGCCGAGTTCGAGAAGGCCAACCCGGACATCAAGGTCGAGTACGTCGGGATCCCGTCCACCGACTACCAGTCCAAGGTGGACACCGCCATCCAGGGCGGCGGCCTGCCGGACGTCGGCGGCGTCGGCGCGGCGATGCTCGCCGGGTTCGCCGCGCAGAACGCGCTGGAGCCACTGGACGACCGGCTCGACAAGTCCTCCCTGAACGGCAAACTCAACGAGGACATGGTCGCCTCGCTGAAGGCCGCGGGGGGTGGTGACGGCAAGCTGTACTCGGTGCCGACCTCCGCCAACAACGGTGTGCTGTACTACCGCACCGACCTGTTCAAGAAGGCCGGGCTGGACGAGCCGGCGACCTGGGACAAGTTCTACGAGGCCGCCGAGAAGCTGACCGACGCCGGGAAGAACGAGTTCGGGTACACCATCCGTGGCGGGTCCGGCTCCATCGCGCAGGCGCTGGACGCCATGTACGGGCAGTCCGGGATCACGTCCTTCTGGGACACGAGCGGTGAGAAGACGACCGTCAACGACCCCAAGAACGTGGCCGCGTTGGAGAAGTACGCCGCGCTCTACAAGAAGGTCACTCCCGCAGCCGACCTCAACAACGACTTCACCAAGATGGTCGCCCAGTGGGATTCCGGCACGATCGGAATGCTCAACCACAACCTCGGGTCGTACCAGGACCATGTGAAGGCGCTGGGGACCGAAAAGTTCCGGGGTATTCCGCAGCCGGTCGGCTCGGGCGGTAAGCGGGTGCAGGTGTCCAACCCCGTTGACGGGATGGGGCTGTTCAAGAGCTCCAAGAACAAGGATGCCGCCTGGAAGTTCATCGAGTTCGCCACGTCGCGTGAGGAGAACTCGAAGTTCAACAAGGCGGCTGGGCAGGTGCCGTCGAACAATGACGCGGCGAAGGACGCGTGGATTTCTGAGGCCGAGCCTACGAAGTTGGCTGCCGCCGCGCTGACCGACGGGTCCACGACGATTGTGCAGTTGCCGTACTACCTGCCCGACTGGAACACCATCTCCAAGGCCGACAACGAGCCGAACCTTCAGAAGGTGCTGAACGGGGACATGAGCGCCAAGGAGTTCCTGGACACGGTGGCGGGTCAGCTGAACGAGGCTCAGGCCGAGTGGAAGTCGCGTAACGGCTGAGAGCTCGGTCGGTTCTGTGCGCGGCCGGCTGCGGGTCTTGTCGTGGCTGGTCGCGCAGTTCCCCGCGCCCCTAGGGGTACACCTCCCCGCGCTGAAAGGCACCCGCGTGTCTCTTACCCGTAGACAGGTCAGTTCGGCGGCCGTCGCAGCCGTTCCGCTCGCCCTCTCTGGCATCGGTACCGCCCAGGCAAGTCAGCGCCATCGCACCCACACCCTCTACATCGCCGGTGATTCCACCGCCGCCCAGAAATACGCCGACGCCGCCCCCGAGACCGGGTGGGGCATGGCGCTCCCCTTCTTCCTGCGCAAGAACCTGCTCGTCTCCAACCACGCGGTGAACGGGCGCAGTTCCAAGAGCTTTGTCGACGAAGGGCGCCTCGATGTCGTCCTCGCCGCCATCCGGCCCGGGGACTTCCTGCTCATCCAGTTCGCGCACAACGACGAGAAGGCCACCGACCCCACCCGGTACACCGAGCCCTGGACCACCTACCAGGACTACCTGCGCCTCCACATCGAAGGCGCCCGTTCCCGTGGTGCCCGACCCGTTCTCGGCACCGCCGTCGAGCGCCGCAGGTTCGACGGTGACGGCAACGCTCTGCCGACCCACGGCGACTATCCGGCGGCGATGCGTGCGCTCGCCCGGGAGGAGCGCGTCGCGCTGCTCGACACTCAGGCGCTGTCGCTCGCGTTGTGGCAGCGGATCGGGGTCGAGGAGACGAAGACGTACTTCAACTGGACCGCCACCGAGCAGGACAACACGCACTTCAACCCGCCGGGCGCGATCGCTGTGGCGCGTCTCGTGGTGCGGGAGCTGCTGCGTACGCGGGTGCTCGGCCCGCAGGACGTGCGCCGTCTCGGCGAGGAGATCCCGGAGTCCTGGATCACCTGGCCGGAAGCCTCCGCCGCG comes from the Streptomyces sp. NBC_00443 genome and includes:
- a CDS encoding pectate lyase family protein translates to MHRPGYGTVLAAVMGLVAALSLGAIGEADAASPTTASSSADRRTDRPHGFASLAGGTTGGAGGEVVTVTDQASLAKYAAAKEPYVIRVRGAITAQPFGASITVASDKTIVGVGTSGELVQGEFHLEPGTHNVIIRNLTIRDSAIEGNWDCKDTDFDGIQMDTVHHVWVDHNRFSNICDGQLDVRKDSEYVTVSYNRFENNNKTFGLGWTTNVRTQITIDHNWFAGTKQRNPSVDNAAYAHLYNNYLTAQADPGDPVWTYGNWSRGRTKMVIENSYYRDVQHPYQADATAELVQRGSILRNTTGRHDEWGAAFDPRDFYDYRLDPAAAVPTLVTRFSGPQQWIGHLKGADGWAPYARR
- a CDS encoding ABC transporter substrate-binding protein, whose amino-acid sequence is MKTSIRRSRRAAVAVALGSVLALTATACGDDGSSAGGDKGAEGSGTGKIVFWDNNGGVRTDSWKEIIAEFEKANPDIKVEYVGIPSTDYQSKVDTAIQGGGLPDVGGVGAAMLAGFAAQNALEPLDDRLDKSSLNGKLNEDMVASLKAAGGGDGKLYSVPTSANNGVLYYRTDLFKKAGLDEPATWDKFYEAAEKLTDAGKNEFGYTIRGGSGSIAQALDAMYGQSGITSFWDTSGEKTTVNDPKNVAALEKYAALYKKVTPAADLNNDFTKMVAQWDSGTIGMLNHNLGSYQDHVKALGTEKFRGIPQPVGSGGKRVQVSNPVDGMGLFKSSKNKDAAWKFIEFATSREENSKFNKAAGQVPSNNDAAKDAWISEAEPTKLAAAALTDGSTTIVQLPYYLPDWNTISKADNEPNLQKVLNGDMSAKEFLDTVAGQLNEAQAEWKSRNG
- a CDS encoding rhamnogalacturonan acetylesterase, producing MSLTRRQVSSAAVAAVPLALSGIGTAQASQRHRTHTLYIAGDSTAAQKYADAAPETGWGMALPFFLRKNLLVSNHAVNGRSSKSFVDEGRLDVVLAAIRPGDFLLIQFAHNDEKATDPTRYTEPWTTYQDYLRLHIEGARSRGARPVLGTAVERRRFDGDGNALPTHGDYPAAMRALAREERVALLDTQALSLALWQRIGVEETKTYFNWTATEQDNTHFNPPGAIAVARLVVRELLRTRVLGPQDVRRLGEEIPESWITWPEASAA